Proteins from one Burkholderia oklahomensis C6786 genomic window:
- a CDS encoding type I polyketide synthase, whose product MNVKIAIVGMACRFPGGVESPDAFWRLLCDERDAVTEVPAERFGTDFYRHPSKREPGKSYTFAAGVLDNVAGFDAAFFGISPREATQMDPQQRLLLELAWEAFEDAGVRPADMRGRNCGVYVGVASPDYGNRSMDDLNSVDPYSATGNTLSIASNRVSYLFDLRGPSMSVDTACSSSLVALHQAIQALQSGDAELALAGGVNLLAHPFGFVSFSKASMLSPRGRCRAFDATGDGYVRAEGGAFVLLKPLERALADGDTIHAVIAGSGVNSDGYSPGGISVPGAATQAALLRDVYGRAGIDPRSLVYLEAHGTGTAVGDPIEARALIEVAGAQRPEHDPLLIGSVKTNIGHLETASGMAGLFKAVCCLEHRAVPRSLHFETPNPNIDFAGGRLRVVDRYTPLDEREAPLTIGVNSFGFGGTNAHVVLMEAPAAAADGGRGDATEQNAPDADAVPPPLVLTARAPRALAALAARYLQRLDDGCAWHALAANVVRRRQWFEARAVVAPANVADGRAALAALAQPGGASVPACVAHAHAAEHDARVALLFSGNGSQWAGMGRELYAEDAVFRAALAEVDALWCADGSASLVDVMCAGASAEWLAATENAQPLLFAIQVGIVRVLDAHGVRFDAVAGHSVGEIAAAWAADALSLADAVRVIKIRSRAQALTRGSGRMAAAGVGEDAARALIAQLPLASSVEIAGVNSPQSVTLAGPLDGLQAIEASLRATGQFFQLLDLDYAFHSKQMERIEPVVLEKLAGVAPRAGTGGFVSTVTGGRFPGDALDARYWWRNIREPVRFGDAIAHLAADGIRLFIEVSPHSILRTYVKQTLTALKLSGTMLPTLKRQQDGAQMLRQAIASAVAHGARIDPDRFAPDSPRVALPTYPWQRERYWLDPSPEGYGLVNRRRAHPLLGYRLREHAFAWENQLDPVRVPMLADHVVDGGVTFPGAGYVEMALAAACAFFGTSDCALENLEIRAPVVFQGQQAKLFRFTIEPRTASFKIETRDRMCDAPWVENVVGRLLESGNTLNASSAVSPEALARLFAQPASSADALYDGAAALGLAYGPAFRWVRALRIAGDAALAELAAPQACGDAAELAAYLLHPALMDSGFHPLFALLAQSDGRDACAPHAAYVPVRLGRIDFLRGDVVARVLARIERRNPHSIVASFEFLDASGAIVARLAACRFRRVDLVGRRLNAPARFAYALDAKPLPSSFDASALPAPGRLVESAIAMLAAGEDLARRTSHLTEMLPLFDVLASAYALRALDAIDAFRQPVPPADERAGLVARLAAMLVEDGLAQWAGTRLVRNDTTCAAMPALDELWRGLLAESPAHVAELTLLAHCGALLPAVLRGETAPAQALSPTGGSLVDHFYEASPTWGHAHALIAACVEQALAAWRAPRRLRVLEIGAPGRDVLRPLGVAPSAARCDYTIAGTPQQLAGFDAAAHPSMQTVALQTGEGVAIATDDRTPYDIVLIDRALAAQHDPLAFLSVVFERLAPGGLVVLAETRGSRFADIVFALAASGASASQAAALAPAEIQSLLSHAGFRDVARHLEQSLDLEGAPTFVVARKPAAKAGDAREALDGGVWDSLDTAAYAERWLVATGDDGDAGAALAGALASAGCYAEAVSLNRMAEIVAVASPAQPHHLVFVAPDAALAADADGAAMMRAQRTGVVALARLVRELGVVDATASVRLSVVTRGGAPFALDAPLDPTQAGLWGLGRVLANEHSELSCRLIDVHPGCGAALDVLVRELLADDAEEEVLLTPRGRFVPRMLSAAQIDARAPGAIGERPPAVLAFDAPGSLRNLEWFALRPHELELAPDEVEIEPVATGLNFRDVMYAMGLLSDEAVEAGFAGATIGMELAGRVVRAGRDVDGFAAGDAVLGFAPASFATRVRTRAAAVAHKPSRLSFEEAATIPTTFFTAYYALAELARLRRGERVLVHGAAGGVGIAAIQLARRCGAEVFATAGSDEKREFVRLIGADHVLDSRSLSFADEIRALTGGEGVDVVLNSLAGEAMVRSIDTLRPFGRFLELGKRDFYENSHIGLRPFRNNISYFGIDADQLMGARPDLTERLFGDVIALFAEGALHPLPYRAFPAARVEDAFRYMQQARQIGKVLVTYPAGTPAPTRGMASTHARALRLDPHAAYLVVGGTGGLGFASARWMVSRGARHLTLASRGGALAEPLRDEVERWRDELGVQTHVVACDATDAAALARAIGEIDARGAPLKGVLHSAMHIDDGLVRNLDDERFAAVLAPKVAGAWNLHRATRGRTLDFFVVYSSATTYLGNPGQASYVAANSFVEALVEQRRAAGLAGTAMAWGPLEDVGFLARHAETREALQARIGGVSITSGEALAALERVLLAGGAGEAVVRLDWHAVSRGMPAAGARRYALLRARGASEPARDGGTRLRAQVAALSRDEAVGVVEDNLRAQIACILHLSTERIELDKSVLEMGMDSLMGMELGMAVEETFEVKLSVMSIADGATVHSLAGRIVDMISGAAAGPSGPGEGDDAQVAAIAAQHALDGDARTVLKVGDDEPADAAAGTPKTLVTA is encoded by the coding sequence ATGAATGTAAAGATTGCAATTGTTGGGATGGCGTGTCGCTTTCCCGGTGGCGTAGAGAGTCCGGACGCGTTCTGGAGGCTGCTGTGCGACGAGCGCGACGCGGTCACCGAGGTGCCCGCGGAGCGATTCGGTACGGACTTCTATCGACATCCGTCGAAGCGCGAACCGGGTAAAAGCTACACGTTCGCCGCGGGCGTGCTGGACAATGTTGCCGGTTTCGACGCGGCGTTCTTCGGCATTTCGCCGCGCGAGGCGACGCAGATGGATCCGCAGCAGCGCCTGCTGCTCGAGCTCGCGTGGGAAGCGTTCGAGGATGCCGGCGTGCGTCCCGCCGACATGCGCGGGCGCAACTGCGGCGTGTACGTCGGCGTCGCGAGCCCGGACTACGGCAATCGCAGCATGGACGACCTGAATTCGGTCGATCCGTATTCGGCGACCGGCAACACGCTCAGCATCGCGTCGAATCGCGTGTCCTACCTGTTCGATCTGCGCGGGCCGAGCATGTCGGTCGACACCGCGTGCTCGTCGTCGCTCGTCGCGTTGCACCAGGCGATCCAGGCGCTGCAATCGGGCGACGCCGAGCTCGCGCTCGCGGGCGGCGTGAATCTGCTCGCGCATCCGTTCGGCTTCGTCAGTTTCTCGAAGGCGTCGATGCTGTCGCCGCGCGGCCGCTGCCGCGCGTTCGACGCGACGGGCGACGGCTACGTGCGCGCCGAAGGCGGCGCGTTCGTGCTGCTGAAGCCGCTCGAGCGCGCGCTTGCCGACGGCGACACGATCCACGCGGTGATCGCGGGCTCCGGCGTGAATTCGGACGGCTACTCGCCAGGCGGCATCAGCGTGCCGGGCGCCGCGACGCAGGCCGCGCTGCTGCGCGACGTGTACGGGCGCGCGGGCATCGATCCGCGTTCGCTCGTCTATCTCGAAGCGCACGGCACCGGTACCGCGGTCGGCGATCCGATCGAAGCGCGCGCGCTGATCGAAGTCGCGGGCGCGCAGCGTCCGGAGCACGATCCGCTCCTGATCGGCTCGGTGAAGACCAACATCGGCCATCTCGAAACCGCATCCGGGATGGCGGGCCTCTTCAAGGCCGTGTGCTGCCTCGAGCACCGCGCGGTGCCGCGCTCGCTGCATTTCGAGACGCCGAATCCCAATATCGATTTCGCGGGCGGGCGGCTGCGCGTCGTCGATCGCTACACGCCGCTCGACGAGCGCGAAGCGCCGCTCACGATCGGCGTCAACTCGTTCGGCTTCGGCGGCACGAATGCGCACGTCGTGCTGATGGAAGCGCCCGCGGCCGCAGCGGACGGCGGGCGGGGCGACGCGACGGAGCAGAACGCGCCGGATGCCGACGCGGTGCCGCCGCCGCTCGTCTTGACGGCGCGCGCGCCGCGGGCGCTCGCCGCGCTGGCCGCGCGCTATCTGCAGCGCCTCGACGACGGTTGCGCGTGGCATGCGCTCGCCGCCAACGTGGTGCGGCGCAGGCAATGGTTCGAAGCGCGCGCCGTCGTCGCGCCCGCGAACGTCGCAGACGGCCGCGCGGCGCTCGCCGCGCTCGCGCAGCCGGGCGGGGCGTCGGTGCCCGCGTGCGTCGCGCACGCGCATGCGGCGGAGCACGACGCGCGCGTCGCGCTCCTGTTTTCCGGCAACGGCTCGCAGTGGGCGGGAATGGGCCGGGAGCTGTACGCGGAAGATGCGGTGTTCCGCGCCGCGCTCGCCGAAGTCGACGCGCTTTGGTGCGCGGACGGCAGCGCATCGCTCGTCGACGTGATGTGCGCGGGCGCGAGCGCCGAATGGCTCGCCGCGACCGAGAACGCGCAGCCGCTCCTGTTCGCGATTCAAGTGGGGATCGTGCGCGTGCTCGACGCGCACGGCGTGCGCTTTGACGCGGTCGCCGGCCACAGCGTCGGCGAGATCGCCGCCGCATGGGCGGCGGATGCGCTGTCGCTCGCCGACGCGGTGCGGGTCATCAAGATCCGGAGCCGCGCGCAGGCGCTGACCCGCGGCAGCGGACGCATGGCCGCGGCGGGCGTCGGCGAGGACGCCGCGCGTGCGCTGATCGCCCAGTTGCCGCTCGCGTCGAGCGTCGAGATCGCCGGCGTGAACAGCCCGCAATCGGTGACGCTCGCGGGCCCGCTCGACGGACTGCAGGCGATCGAGGCATCGCTGCGCGCGACCGGTCAGTTCTTCCAGTTGCTCGATCTCGATTACGCGTTCCACAGCAAGCAGATGGAGCGGATCGAGCCGGTCGTGCTCGAAAAGCTCGCGGGCGTTGCGCCGCGCGCGGGCACGGGCGGCTTCGTGTCGACCGTCACGGGCGGGCGCTTTCCGGGCGACGCGCTCGACGCGCGCTACTGGTGGCGCAACATCCGCGAGCCGGTGCGTTTCGGCGACGCGATCGCACACCTCGCGGCGGACGGCATTCGTTTGTTCATCGAAGTATCGCCGCACTCGATCCTGCGCACGTACGTGAAGCAGACGCTGACCGCGCTCAAGCTGTCCGGCACGATGCTGCCGACGCTCAAGCGCCAGCAGGACGGCGCGCAGATGCTGCGCCAGGCGATCGCCTCGGCGGTCGCGCACGGCGCGCGGATCGATCCCGACCGCTTCGCGCCCGACTCGCCGCGCGTCGCGCTGCCGACCTATCCGTGGCAGCGCGAGCGCTACTGGCTCGATCCGAGCCCCGAAGGCTACGGCCTCGTCAATCGCCGCCGCGCGCATCCGCTCCTGGGCTACCGGCTGCGCGAGCATGCGTTCGCGTGGGAGAACCAGCTCGATCCCGTGCGCGTGCCGATGCTCGCCGATCACGTCGTCGACGGCGGCGTCACGTTTCCCGGCGCGGGCTACGTCGAGATGGCGCTCGCCGCCGCGTGCGCGTTCTTCGGCACGTCGGACTGCGCGCTCGAGAATCTCGAGATCCGCGCGCCCGTCGTGTTCCAGGGGCAGCAGGCGAAGCTGTTCCGCTTCACGATCGAGCCGCGCACCGCGTCGTTCAAGATCGAGACGCGCGACCGGATGTGCGACGCGCCGTGGGTCGAGAACGTCGTCGGCCGGCTGCTCGAGAGCGGCAATACGCTGAATGCGTCGAGCGCCGTGTCGCCCGAGGCGCTCGCGCGTCTCTTCGCCCAGCCCGCGTCGAGCGCCGATGCGCTGTACGACGGCGCGGCCGCGCTCGGCCTCGCATACGGCCCGGCGTTCCGCTGGGTGCGCGCGCTGAGGATCGCGGGCGACGCGGCGCTCGCCGAGCTCGCCGCGCCGCAGGCCTGCGGCGACGCCGCCGAGCTCGCCGCCTACCTGCTGCATCCGGCGCTGATGGACAGCGGCTTTCATCCGCTCTTCGCGCTGCTCGCGCAAAGCGACGGCCGCGACGCGTGCGCGCCGCACGCTGCGTACGTGCCGGTCCGGCTCGGGCGCATCGATTTCTTGCGCGGCGACGTCGTCGCGCGCGTGCTCGCGCGAATCGAGCGGCGCAATCCGCATTCGATCGTCGCGTCGTTCGAATTCCTCGACGCGAGCGGCGCGATCGTCGCGCGTCTCGCCGCGTGCCGGTTCCGGCGCGTCGACCTCGTCGGCCGCCGGCTGAATGCGCCCGCGCGCTTTGCCTATGCGCTCGACGCGAAGCCGCTGCCGTCGTCGTTCGACGCGAGCGCGCTGCCCGCGCCCGGGCGGCTCGTCGAGAGCGCGATCGCGATGCTCGCGGCGGGCGAAGACCTCGCGCGGCGCACGAGCCATTTGACCGAGATGCTGCCGCTCTTCGACGTGCTCGCAAGCGCGTATGCGCTGCGCGCGCTCGATGCGATCGACGCGTTCCGGCAGCCCGTGCCGCCCGCGGACGAGCGCGCGGGGCTCGTCGCGCGCCTTGCCGCGATGCTCGTCGAGGACGGGCTCGCGCAGTGGGCGGGCACGCGTCTCGTGCGCAACGATACGACGTGCGCGGCGATGCCCGCGCTCGACGAACTGTGGCGCGGCCTGCTCGCCGAGTCGCCCGCGCACGTCGCGGAGCTGACGCTGCTCGCGCACTGCGGCGCGTTGCTGCCCGCCGTGCTGCGCGGCGAGACGGCGCCCGCTCAGGCGCTGTCGCCGACGGGCGGCAGTCTCGTCGATCATTTCTACGAAGCGTCGCCGACGTGGGGCCACGCGCATGCGCTGATCGCAGCCTGCGTCGAGCAGGCGCTCGCCGCGTGGCGCGCGCCGCGCCGGCTGCGCGTGCTCGAGATCGGCGCGCCCGGCCGCGACGTGCTGCGGCCGCTCGGTGTCGCGCCGTCCGCCGCGCGCTGCGACTACACGATCGCAGGCACGCCGCAGCAGCTCGCCGGCTTCGACGCGGCCGCGCATCCGTCGATGCAGACGGTCGCGTTGCAGACGGGCGAAGGCGTGGCGATCGCCACCGACGACCGCACCCCTTACGACATCGTGCTGATCGATCGCGCGCTCGCTGCGCAGCACGATCCGCTCGCATTCCTGAGCGTCGTGTTCGAGCGCCTCGCGCCGGGCGGCCTCGTCGTGCTCGCGGAGACGCGCGGCAGCCGCTTCGCCGACATCGTGTTCGCGCTCGCCGCAAGCGGCGCGAGCGCGTCGCAGGCCGCGGCGCTCGCGCCGGCCGAGATCCAGTCGCTGCTTTCGCACGCGGGTTTTCGCGATGTCGCGCGCCACCTCGAGCAATCGCTCGATCTCGAAGGCGCGCCGACGTTCGTCGTCGCGCGCAAGCCGGCCGCGAAGGCGGGCGACGCGCGCGAGGCGCTCGACGGCGGCGTATGGGACAGCCTCGACACCGCCGCGTATGCGGAGCGCTGGCTCGTCGCGACGGGTGACGACGGGGATGCGGGCGCGGCGCTCGCCGGCGCGCTCGCGAGCGCCGGCTGCTATGCGGAGGCCGTGTCGCTTAACCGGATGGCCGAGATCGTCGCGGTCGCGTCGCCCGCGCAGCCGCATCATCTGGTGTTCGTCGCGCCCGATGCGGCGCTCGCCGCCGACGCCGACGGCGCCGCGATGATGCGCGCGCAGCGCACGGGCGTCGTCGCGCTCGCGCGGCTCGTGCGCGAGCTCGGCGTCGTCGATGCGACGGCGAGCGTGCGGCTGTCGGTCGTCACGCGCGGCGGCGCGCCGTTCGCGCTCGATGCGCCGCTCGATCCGACGCAGGCGGGTCTCTGGGGGCTCGGCCGCGTGCTCGCGAACGAGCATTCCGAATTGTCGTGCCGGCTGATCGACGTGCATCCCGGCTGCGGCGCCGCGCTCGATGTGCTCGTGCGCGAGCTGCTCGCCGACGACGCGGAAGAAGAGGTGCTCCTCACGCCGCGCGGACGCTTCGTGCCGCGAATGCTGAGCGCCGCGCAGATCGACGCGCGCGCGCCCGGCGCGATCGGCGAGCGGCCGCCCGCGGTGCTCGCGTTCGACGCGCCCGGCTCGCTGCGCAATCTCGAATGGTTCGCGCTGCGGCCGCACGAGCTCGAGCTCGCGCCTGACGAAGTCGAGATCGAGCCCGTGGCGACCGGCCTCAACTTCCGCGACGTGATGTACGCGATGGGACTCTTGTCCGACGAGGCGGTCGAGGCGGGCTTCGCCGGCGCGACGATCGGCATGGAGCTCGCGGGGCGCGTCGTGCGCGCCGGCCGCGACGTCGACGGCTTCGCGGCCGGCGACGCGGTGCTCGGCTTCGCGCCCGCGTCGTTCGCGACGCGCGTGAGGACGCGGGCGGCCGCGGTCGCGCACAAGCCGTCGCGGCTGTCGTTCGAAGAAGCGGCGACGATTCCGACGACCTTCTTCACCGCGTACTACGCGCTCGCCGAGCTCGCGCGGCTGCGCCGCGGCGAGCGGGTGCTCGTGCACGGCGCGGCGGGCGGCGTCGGCATCGCGGCGATCCAGCTCGCGCGCCGCTGCGGCGCGGAAGTGTTCGCGACGGCGGGCAGCGATGAGAAGCGCGAGTTCGTGCGGCTCATCGGCGCCGATCACGTGCTCGATTCGCGCAGCCTGTCGTTCGCGGACGAGATTCGCGCATTGACGGGCGGCGAGGGCGTCGACGTCGTGCTCAACTCGCTCGCGGGCGAGGCGATGGTGCGCAGCATCGACACGCTGCGGCCATTCGGCCGCTTCCTCGAACTCGGCAAGCGCGACTTCTACGAGAACAGCCACATCGGCCTGCGTCCGTTTCGCAACAACATCAGCTACTTCGGCATCGACGCCGATCAACTGATGGGCGCGCGGCCCGATCTGACCGAGCGCCTGTTCGGCGACGTGATCGCGCTCTTCGCCGAAGGCGCGCTGCATCCGCTGCCGTATCGCGCGTTCCCGGCCGCGCGCGTCGAGGACGCGTTTCGCTACATGCAGCAGGCGCGGCAGATCGGCAAGGTGCTCGTCACGTATCCGGCGGGCACGCCCGCGCCGACGCGCGGCATGGCTTCCACGCACGCCCGCGCACTGCGGCTCGATCCGCACGCCGCGTATCTCGTCGTCGGCGGCACGGGCGGTCTCGGCTTCGCGAGCGCGCGCTGGATGGTGTCGCGCGGCGCGCGGCATCTGACGCTCGCAAGCCGCGGCGGCGCGCTTGCCGAACCGCTGCGCGACGAAGTCGAGCGCTGGCGTGACGAACTCGGCGTGCAGACGCACGTCGTCGCGTGCGACGCGACCGACGCGGCGGCGCTCGCCCGCGCGATCGGCGAGATCGATGCGCGCGGCGCGCCGTTGAAGGGCGTGCTGCATTCGGCGATGCACATCGACGACGGCCTCGTGCGCAATCTCGACGACGAACGCTTCGCCGCGGTGCTCGCGCCGAAGGTTGCGGGCGCGTGGAACCTGCATCGCGCGACGCGCGGGCGCACGCTCGATTTCTTCGTCGTCTATTCGTCGGCGACGACCTATCTCGGCAATCCGGGGCAGGCGAGCTACGTCGCCGCGAACAGCTTCGTCGAGGCGCTCGTCGAACAGCGCCGCGCGGCGGGCCTCGCGGGCACGGCCATGGCGTGGGGGCCGCTCGAGGACGTCGGTTTTCTCGCACGCCACGCCGAGACGCGCGAGGCGCTGCAGGCGCGGATCGGCGGCGTGTCGATCACGTCCGGCGAGGCGCTCGCCGCGCTCGAGCGCGTGCTGCTCGCAGGCGGCGCGGGCGAGGCCGTCGTGCGGCTCGACTGGCACGCGGTGTCGCGCGGGATGCCCGCCGCCGGTGCGCGCCGCTACGCGCTTCTGCGCGCGCGCGGCGCGAGCGAGCCCGCGCGCGACGGCGGCACGCGGCTGCGCGCGCAAGTGGCCGCGCTGTCGCGCGACGAGGCGGTGGGCGTCGTCGAAGACAATCTGCGCGCGCAGATCGCGTGCATCCTGCATCTGTCGACCGAGCGGATCGAGCTCGACAAGTCGGTGCTCGAGATGGGCATGGATTCGCTGATGGGGATGGAGCTCGGGATGGCGGTCGAAGAGACGTTCGAGGTCAAGCTGTCGGTGATGTCGATCGCGGACGGCGCGACCGTGCATTCGCTTGCCGGACGGATCGTCGACATGATCTCGGGCGCGGCGGCCGGCCCGTCGGGCCCGGGCGAAGGCGACGACGCGCAGGTGGCCGCGATCGCCGCGCAGCACGCGCTCGACGGCGACGCGCGCACGGTACTGAAAGTCGGGGACGACGAGCCCGCCGACGCCGCGGCGGGCACGCCGAAGACGCTGGTGACCGCATGA
- a CDS encoding UDP-3-O-acyl N-acetylglycosamine deacetylase, whose product MSAPAGWQAREGTLARELALSGHGLHTGRRVRVRILPADGRARARGVAFRRMQDGRELATLAADPALRRAQPLCTMLRNADGVGVRTIEHLLASLLACEIDHATVELDAEEVPILDGSARPWVDALRACGRAALPAPKRFIRVLRPVFAMEGDGAARREMRIEPAARYELSVRNDLKGFGDMHWRGVLTPAVFAAEIAPSRSYGRVKWAIPAIVGGYLRGVPILRGARPSCTASIVGSRVVGGLRQPDEFVRHRVLDLIGDLALAGAPLLGRVSAFRPSHEMNFRLVEKLLSTQGAWEWAEFVA is encoded by the coding sequence ATGAGCGCGCCGGCGGGCTGGCAGGCGCGCGAAGGCACGCTCGCGCGCGAGCTTGCGCTGTCGGGCCACGGGCTGCACACCGGGCGGCGCGTGCGCGTGCGGATCCTGCCCGCCGACGGACGCGCGCGTGCGCGCGGCGTCGCGTTCCGGCGAATGCAGGACGGCCGCGAGCTCGCGACGCTCGCAGCCGACCCCGCGCTGCGCCGCGCGCAGCCGCTTTGCACGATGCTGCGCAACGCGGACGGCGTCGGCGTGCGCACGATCGAGCATCTGCTCGCCTCGCTGCTCGCTTGCGAGATCGATCACGCGACCGTCGAGCTCGATGCGGAGGAGGTGCCGATCCTCGACGGCAGCGCGCGGCCGTGGGTCGACGCGCTGCGCGCATGCGGACGCGCGGCGCTGCCGGCGCCGAAGCGCTTCATTCGCGTGCTACGGCCCGTCTTCGCGATGGAAGGCGACGGCGCCGCGCGCCGCGAGATGCGCATCGAGCCCGCCGCGCGCTATGAGCTCAGCGTGCGCAACGACCTGAAAGGCTTCGGCGACATGCACTGGCGCGGCGTGCTGACGCCCGCGGTGTTCGCCGCCGAGATCGCGCCGTCGCGCTCGTACGGGCGCGTCAAATGGGCGATTCCCGCGATCGTCGGCGGCTATCTGCGCGGCGTGCCGATCCTGCGCGGCGCGCGGCCGTCGTGCACGGCGTCGATCGTCGGCTCGCGCGTCGTCGGCGGCCTGCGGCAGCCGGACGAGTTCGTCCGCCACCGCGTGCTCGACCTGATCGGCGACCTCGCGCTCGCCGGCGCGCCGCTGCTCGGCCGCGTGTCGGCGTTCAGGCCGAGCCACGAGATGAACTTCCGGCTCGTCGAGAAACTGCTGTCGACGCAGGGCGCGTGGGAATGGGCCGAGTTCGTCGCGTAA
- a CDS encoding aminotransferase class I/II-fold pyridoxal phosphate-dependent enzyme, giving the protein MGLGDHLRQQLAAKALKRQLDRVSDGGDARRAPPSATTHAAGDPRSWFEAMPQYQQVRIIREMGEKLRVESPFFRVHEGVAGATTHIGGREYLNYANYNYLGLAGDPVVSARAKDAIDRYGTSASASRMVAGERPVQRELERGLASFYETDDCVVFVSGHATNVTVIGSLFGPGDLVVHDALAHNSIVQGAQLSGAKRLSFPHNDWRALDALLARARREYRHVLVAIEGLYSMDGDLPDLARFVEIKQRYGAFLMVDEAHSLGVLGENGKGIREHCGVRSADVDLWMGTLSKVLAGCGGFIAGCQPLIDILRHLAPGFLYSVGLSPVLAAASLAALERLQAEPQRIATLRERGLQFLTQARDAGLNTGTSEGYAVVPVITGSSLKAAQWANALFDEGINVQPIFYPAVEEKAARLRFFICSTHEPEQIERTIAALVRLAR; this is encoded by the coding sequence ATGGGATTGGGTGATCACCTGCGCCAGCAGCTCGCGGCGAAAGCACTGAAGCGGCAACTGGATCGCGTCTCCGACGGCGGCGACGCGCGCCGTGCGCCGCCTTCCGCCACCACGCACGCGGCAGGCGATCCGCGCAGCTGGTTCGAGGCGATGCCGCAGTACCAGCAGGTCAGGATCATCCGCGAGATGGGCGAGAAGCTGCGCGTCGAATCGCCGTTCTTCCGCGTGCACGAGGGCGTCGCCGGCGCGACGACGCACATCGGCGGCCGCGAATACCTGAACTACGCGAACTACAACTACCTGGGCCTCGCGGGCGATCCCGTCGTGTCGGCGCGCGCGAAGGACGCGATCGACCGCTACGGCACGTCCGCGTCCGCGAGCCGGATGGTCGCGGGCGAGCGGCCGGTGCAGCGCGAGCTCGAGCGCGGCCTCGCGTCGTTCTACGAGACCGACGATTGCGTCGTGTTCGTGAGCGGCCATGCGACGAACGTCACCGTGATCGGCTCGCTGTTCGGGCCGGGCGACCTCGTCGTGCACGACGCGCTCGCGCACAACAGCATCGTGCAGGGCGCGCAGCTGAGCGGCGCGAAGCGCCTGAGCTTTCCGCACAACGACTGGCGCGCGCTCGACGCGCTGCTCGCGCGTGCGCGGCGCGAATACCGGCACGTGCTCGTCGCGATCGAAGGGCTCTACAGCATGGACGGCGATCTGCCGGACCTCGCGCGTTTCGTCGAGATCAAGCAGCGCTACGGCGCGTTCCTGATGGTCGACGAAGCACACTCGCTCGGCGTGCTCGGCGAAAACGGCAAGGGCATCCGCGAGCACTGCGGCGTGCGTTCCGCCGACGTCGATCTCTGGATGGGCACGCTGAGCAAGGTGCTCGCCGGCTGCGGCGGCTTCATCGCCGGCTGCCAGCCGCTCATCGACATTCTTCGCCATCTCGCGCCGGGCTTTCTGTACAGCGTCGGGCTGTCGCCCGTGCTCGCGGCCGCGTCGCTCGCCGCGCTCGAACGCCTGCAGGCCGAGCCGCAGCGGATCGCGACGCTGCGCGAGCGCGGGCTGCAGTTCCTCACGCAGGCGCGCGACGCCGGCCTCAACACGGGCACGAGCGAAGGCTATGCGGTGGTGCCCGTCATCACCGGCAGCTCGCTGAAGGCCGCGCAATGGGCGAACGCGCTCTTCGACGAAGGCATCAACGTGCAGCCGATCTTCTATCCGGCCGTCGAAGAGAAGGCCGCGCGCCTGCGCTTTTTCATCTGCTCGACGCACGAGCCCGAGCAGATCGAGCGCACGATCGCGGCGCTCGTGCGGCTCGCGCGCTGA
- a CDS encoding GNAT family N-acetyltransferase — protein MASRPVDGERGASGEAARRMSSWRFRAAAASDAHACAPLVFESGVREFGYFLGESPARCIAFLAFAFASKHGRFSWRRHRVAVAENGAVGAVLAAHDGRATAFDDLHVAWTLLRFFGPVRTIRMLLRGLVLESELPAPKRTQTLIAHCATDERVRGCGAFSALFDDAMRAGTFRAEAGRDVVLDVLTSNVRARALYERLGFVEMPRARPRSARLPRELASIRMRFGGVPRQSALRAQAPH, from the coding sequence ATGGCGAGCCGGCCAGTCGACGGCGAGCGCGGCGCTTCGGGCGAAGCCGCGCGGCGCATGTCTTCGTGGCGTTTTCGCGCGGCCGCCGCAAGCGATGCGCATGCGTGCGCGCCGCTCGTGTTCGAATCCGGCGTGCGGGAATTCGGCTACTTCCTCGGCGAATCGCCCGCGCGATGCATCGCATTCCTCGCGTTCGCATTCGCGTCGAAGCACGGGCGTTTTTCGTGGCGGCGTCATCGCGTCGCGGTCGCAGAGAACGGTGCGGTCGGCGCGGTGCTCGCCGCGCACGACGGACGCGCGACCGCCTTCGACGATCTGCACGTCGCGTGGACGCTGCTGCGCTTCTTCGGCCCGGTGCGCACGATCCGGATGCTGCTGCGCGGGCTCGTGCTCGAAAGCGAGCTGCCCGCGCCGAAGCGCACGCAGACCCTGATCGCGCATTGCGCGACCGACGAGCGCGTGCGCGGCTGCGGCGCATTCAGCGCGCTGTTCGACGATGCGATGCGGGCCGGCACGTTTCGTGCGGAAGCGGGCAGGGATGTCGTGCTCGACGTGCTGACGAGCAACGTGCGTGCCCGCGCGCTCTACGAACGCCTTGGCTTCGTCGAGATGCCGCGTGCGCGTCCGCGGTCCGCGCGCCTGCCGCGCGAGCTCGCGTCGATTCGGATGCGCTTCGGCGGCGTGCCGCGGCAATCCGCGTTGCGCGCGCAGGCGCCGCACTGA